From the genome of Dehalobacter sp. 12DCB1, one region includes:
- the rpoN gene encoding RNA polymerase factor sigma-54, which produces MRQIRQDIFLEQQQRLFMTTELRQAIFVLQMSTLELSEYITKKIEENPFLDEDEPVAENNEVVSKTATRVNMDDLIEHFSSDSNIGYIWNEKNENNTGYEQYLSDRPSLYEQLELQLNLEIKNPADIVIGNFLIGSIDRNGYFTTELEYVSQKLNVAVERVEEVLRVIHTFYPIGVGARNLQECLLLQMRANGKDSEFAERVIQNYFQDLADKKMMKIANALSVSAKQVQEVYDLIKTLDPKPGLQFGAERNPFIWPDVTIMRDQNDYLVIVNDLDFNYLRINQTYVAILRNSNALCDDVRKYLEEKFDSALGLIRGIEQRRLNIYKVVQSIVDIQREFFDNGIEYLKPLTMSQVADLVGIHESTVSRVTCNKYVQTPRGLFALKYFFNSGVGSYDCDKISSKSVKHLIQDIINKEDPNQPLSDQDIMDMLVSKGIKISRRTVNKYRQSMGIPTNLHRKRY; this is translated from the coding sequence ATGAGGCAGATACGCCAAGATATATTTCTTGAACAGCAACAGAGATTGTTCATGACCACTGAACTGCGTCAGGCAATTTTTGTATTGCAGATGTCGACTCTGGAGCTAAGCGAGTATATCACAAAAAAAATTGAAGAGAATCCTTTCCTGGACGAAGATGAACCCGTTGCTGAAAACAATGAGGTTGTCAGCAAAACTGCAACCCGGGTTAATATGGACGACCTAATTGAACATTTCAGCAGCGACAGTAATATTGGTTATATCTGGAACGAGAAGAATGAAAATAACACCGGATACGAACAATATTTGTCTGATCGGCCAAGTTTATATGAACAGCTTGAATTACAATTGAATTTAGAGATCAAGAATCCTGCGGATATTGTCATTGGAAACTTTCTAATAGGAAGCATTGACCGGAACGGCTATTTTACAACAGAACTGGAATATGTTAGCCAAAAGTTGAATGTTGCCGTTGAGAGAGTGGAAGAGGTCCTGAGGGTCATTCATACCTTCTATCCTATCGGTGTAGGTGCCCGTAATCTCCAGGAATGCCTGCTTCTGCAAATGAGAGCAAACGGCAAGGACAGCGAGTTTGCGGAACGGGTTATTCAAAATTACTTCCAGGATCTTGCCGACAAAAAAATGATGAAAATAGCCAATGCCCTCTCCGTATCTGCGAAGCAGGTCCAAGAAGTCTATGATCTTATCAAGACGCTTGATCCGAAACCCGGACTGCAGTTTGGCGCTGAAAGAAATCCTTTTATCTGGCCTGATGTTACGATTATGAGAGACCAGAACGATTATTTGGTTATTGTGAACGACCTCGATTTTAACTATTTGAGAATCAATCAGACGTATGTGGCTATTCTCCGTAATTCGAATGCGTTATGTGATGATGTAAGAAAATATCTTGAAGAAAAGTTTGATTCCGCTTTGGGACTCATCCGCGGAATTGAACAAAGAAGACTGAACATTTACAAAGTTGTGCAAAGTATTGTTGATATTCAAAGAGAATTTTTTGACAATGGCATTGAATATCTGAAGCCCTTGACCATGAGTCAGGTTGCGGATTTGGTCGGTATCCATGAATCTACGGTAAGCCGGGTCACCTGCAACAAATACGTTCAGACGCCGCGTGGACTGTTTGCTTTGAAGTATTTCTTTAACTCCGGTGTGGGTTCTTATGACTGCGACAAAATAAGTTCGAAAAGTGTCAAACACTTGATTCAGGATATCATCAATAAAGAGGACCCGAACCAACCACTGAGCGACCAGGATATTATGGACATGCTTGTGAGCAAGGGGATAAAGATATCTCGGAGAACGGTCAATAAGTACCGTCAGAGTATGGGGATACCGACAAATCTACACCGTAAAAGATATTAA
- a CDS encoding PPC domain-containing DNA-binding protein, producing the protein MKYIEATLGRIFILRLEHGEKIPAIIQDFAEKHQINSALVHFLGGADKGSKVVVGPEDGQALKPRKMMTELQGASETLGVGTLFRNEQGNPVLHMHAAFGREEKTVAGCVREGVDIWQIGEVVMIELNTSDGSRKINPTTGFELLEI; encoded by the coding sequence TTGAAATATATAGAAGCGACATTGGGGAGAATATTCATCCTGAGATTGGAACACGGAGAAAAAATCCCGGCCATTATTCAGGATTTTGCCGAAAAACACCAGATCAATTCCGCACTGGTTCATTTTCTGGGAGGGGCGGACAAGGGCAGCAAGGTCGTCGTAGGACCTGAAGACGGACAGGCCCTTAAACCCCGCAAGATGATGACAGAGCTTCAAGGCGCCAGCGAAACACTGGGAGTCGGAACTTTGTTTCGAAACGAACAAGGGAACCCGGTCTTGCATATGCACGCCGCTTTTGGCAGAGAGGAAAAAACAGTAGCAGGCTGTGTACGTGAAGGGGTCGACATCTGGCAAATCGGCGAGGTCGTCATGATTGAACTGAATACAAGTGATGGCTCTAGAAAGATTAATCCTACCACAGGTTTTGAGTTGCTCGAAATATAG
- a CDS encoding NifB/NifX family molybdenum-iron cluster-binding protein yields MKICIPVKEDKGLESIPYDHFGSAPFFLIYDPGKEEIKVIGNGDSHHEHGMCQPLKALGGEQVDAILVGGIGAGALMKLNAQGVRVFRVDNTTVSVNIQLFLDNQLPEFSAMNSCSHHGCH; encoded by the coding sequence ATGAAAATTTGTATCCCTGTAAAAGAAGACAAAGGACTTGAGAGTATCCCCTATGATCATTTTGGCTCAGCCCCATTCTTTCTTATCTACGACCCGGGTAAAGAAGAGATAAAAGTCATCGGCAACGGAGATTCTCATCATGAACACGGGATGTGCCAGCCTTTGAAGGCATTGGGCGGAGAACAGGTGGACGCGATATTAGTCGGCGGAATCGGTGCAGGCGCCCTGATGAAACTTAATGCGCAAGGAGTTCGTGTTTTTCGGGTTGATAATACCACCGTTTCGGTTAACATCCAGCTCTTCCTGGATAACCAGCTTCCGGAATTCTCTGCCATGAACAGCTGCAGCCATCACGGATGCCACTAA
- a CDS encoding metalloregulator ArsR/SmtB family transcription factor — translation MDQIVQVFKALSDETRLQILLILSRRSICAKGIARHLQISEAAVSQHIKILKEAGLLIGEKTGYFVQYNLQQSVFEDVIGFIEQISGTHTAGHYKDVFSVPFNCQYACKAQREKCCERSSNK, via the coding sequence ATGGATCAAATTGTGCAGGTATTCAAAGCGCTCTCTGATGAAACAAGACTGCAGATCTTGCTTATCCTGTCTAGAAGAAGCATCTGTGCCAAAGGAATTGCAAGACATCTTCAAATTTCCGAAGCAGCGGTGTCTCAACATATTAAAATTTTAAAGGAAGCCGGCCTTCTGATTGGCGAGAAAACAGGCTACTTTGTACAATACAATTTACAGCAATCTGTTTTTGAAGATGTGATCGGATTCATTGAGCAGATATCAGGCACCCACACCGCGGGTCACTACAAAGATGTTTTCAGCGTCCCATTTAATTGTCAATATGCTTGTAAGGCCCAGCGTGAAAAGTGCTGTGAGCGTTCAAGCAATAAATAA
- a CDS encoding HD domain-containing protein — MEKRYRVLQDIVEKELSYAAHDLDHVMRVYHLCLILAGQRDDVDTEVLIPAVLLHDIARAKEDEDNSGEIDHAVLGAEMAEKILQDLNYDPDLRQEITHCILAHRFRTGHQPESIEAKILFDADKLDIIGATGIARSFMLAGQHGERLYHEVSVEEYLKENIGENGRIKDASKHTTNLEFELKLRKIPDRLYTEEAKVIARKRVRFMELFFETLVEEVTGNK; from the coding sequence ATGGAAAAACGGTATCGGGTTCTGCAGGATATTGTAGAGAAAGAGCTGTCTTATGCGGCCCACGATCTGGATCATGTTATGCGGGTCTATCATCTTTGTTTGATTCTGGCCGGGCAGCGGGATGATGTCGATACGGAAGTATTGATTCCGGCCGTCCTGCTTCATGATATTGCCAGAGCCAAAGAGGATGAAGATAATTCCGGAGAGATCGACCATGCCGTATTGGGTGCGGAAATGGCCGAGAAGATCCTTCAAGACCTAAATTATGATCCGGATTTGAGGCAGGAGATCACACACTGTATTTTAGCGCACCGGTTCAGGACGGGCCATCAGCCGGAGAGCATCGAAGCCAAAATCCTCTTTGATGCCGACAAACTTGATATTATCGGAGCAACTGGGATTGCCCGCTCTTTCATGCTTGCTGGACAGCACGGGGAAAGACTATATCATGAGGTTTCTGTCGAAGAATATCTAAAGGAAAATATCGGTGAGAACGGCAGGATTAAAGATGCTTCCAAACATACGACCAACCTGGAATTTGAGCTTAAATTGAGAAAAATACCGGACAGGCTGTATACGGAAGAAGCGAAAGTAATCGCCAGAAAAAGGGTCAGATTTATGGAGTTGTTTTTCGAGACTTTGGTGGAAGAAGTAACAGGAAATAAATAA
- a CDS encoding NADH-dependent [FeFe] hydrogenase, group A6, translating to MQNINITLNGKVTAVAPEITILEAARQQGIDLPTLCHHPDQRVKANCRICVVEVEGVKNLVPSCSTRVTAGMNITTNSPRVRETVRTILELIFADHPQECLTCIRNGNCELRQIAAKFGVRDIQGEKRKHSFSQDFSTPSLVRNPDKCIKCGRCAEACHYIQNVGILYSHNRSTEISISPEYGKQLADVACVLCGQCALVCPVGAIHERDDTDRVWEALADPQKHVVVQVAPAVRVSLAEEFGFPSGEIATGKLVSALRSLGFDRVFDTDFSADLTIIEEGHELLDRIANGGVLPMITSCSPGWIKYMEHYYPELIPHLSTCKSPQQMFGALAKTYYAQTSGLEAKDIIVVSVMPCTAKKFEAERPEMDASGSQDVDIVLTTRELGRMLQHEGIDFRMLPEAEFDSPLGISTGAAAIFGATGGVMEAALRTVYEVVTGKTLTDLNFTTVRGMTGVKEASVDLAGMEVKAGIAHGLANAKKILEMIKAGQSDYTFIEIMCCPGGCIGGGGQPYGTTNEIRARRIEALYQVDENMPLRKSHENPAVQELYQDFLLEPLGELSHRLLHTQYCSRS from the coding sequence ATGCAAAACATTAATATTACGCTAAACGGTAAGGTAACGGCAGTTGCACCTGAAATCACTATTTTAGAGGCAGCCAGACAACAGGGCATTGATCTTCCAACCCTTTGCCATCATCCTGATCAGCGCGTCAAGGCAAATTGCCGGATTTGTGTGGTCGAGGTAGAAGGTGTAAAAAACCTCGTACCTTCCTGTTCCACTAGGGTAACAGCCGGAATGAACATCACGACGAATTCTCCGAGAGTCAGAGAAACTGTACGCACCATTCTGGAATTAATTTTTGCTGACCATCCGCAGGAATGTCTGACCTGTATCCGTAACGGTAACTGTGAACTCAGACAAATCGCAGCTAAATTTGGAGTCAGGGATATCCAAGGAGAAAAAAGAAAACACAGTTTCTCTCAGGATTTCTCAACCCCTTCGCTGGTCAGAAATCCGGATAAATGCATCAAATGTGGTCGATGTGCAGAAGCCTGCCACTATATTCAGAACGTTGGAATCCTCTATAGTCATAACCGCAGTACGGAAATCAGCATTTCACCGGAATACGGTAAACAGCTGGCTGATGTTGCCTGTGTGCTGTGCGGACAGTGTGCTTTGGTTTGTCCGGTAGGTGCAATTCATGAAAGGGATGATACAGACCGCGTCTGGGAAGCTCTTGCAGATCCCCAAAAACATGTCGTCGTTCAGGTCGCTCCGGCCGTCCGGGTATCACTAGCTGAGGAATTTGGATTCCCATCAGGCGAAATCGCGACAGGGAAACTTGTTTCTGCTTTGCGCAGTCTGGGATTTGACCGGGTTTTCGATACAGACTTTTCTGCAGATCTAACCATCATAGAAGAAGGCCATGAATTACTGGACCGGATAGCAAACGGCGGTGTCCTGCCGATGATTACTTCCTGCAGCCCCGGCTGGATCAAATATATGGAACACTACTATCCGGAATTGATTCCGCATCTGTCGACCTGCAAATCTCCCCAGCAAATGTTTGGGGCCCTGGCCAAAACGTACTATGCTCAGACCAGCGGCCTTGAAGCCAAGGATATCATTGTCGTCTCCGTGATGCCCTGTACCGCCAAAAAATTTGAAGCCGAGCGCCCGGAAATGGATGCAAGCGGCAGCCAGGATGTAGATATCGTCCTCACGACCCGCGAACTTGGCAGAATGCTGCAGCACGAGGGAATTGATTTTCGGATGCTCCCTGAAGCTGAATTTGATTCGCCCCTCGGCATATCAACAGGTGCAGCCGCTATTTTCGGAGCAACCGGCGGAGTTATGGAAGCAGCCCTGCGCACCGTGTATGAAGTTGTTACAGGTAAAACCCTGACTGACTTAAACTTTACAACCGTGCGTGGAATGACCGGCGTAAAAGAAGCTTCGGTTGATCTTGCCGGAATGGAAGTAAAAGCGGGGATCGCCCACGGGCTTGCCAACGCCAAGAAAATCTTAGAAATGATCAAAGCCGGCCAGTCCGATTACACGTTTATTGAGATCATGTGCTGTCCCGGAGGATGTATTGGCGGAGGAGGTCAGCCTTACGGTACGACCAATGAGATCAGAGCCAGACGGATCGAAGCCCTGTACCAGGTCGATGAAAATATGCCGCTACGCAAGTCGCATGAAAATCCGGCAGTACAGGAACTCTATCAGGACTTTCTGCTTGAGCCCCTCGGAGAATTATCTCACAGGCTTTTGCACACCCAATATTGCAGCCGCAGTTAA
- a CDS encoding NADH-ubiquinone oxidoreductase-F iron-sulfur binding region domain-containing protein, whose protein sequence is MNKMLDDDQIFNISPGRHVDLDHHCQNGGYSALAKALAQGPETSLKEISDAGLRGRGGAAFPTAEKIKMLRANTEKLRYIICNADEGEPGTFKDRFIMTHIPFQLLEGITIAAFMAGASEGYIYVRHEYPEAQKILRESIEEAERRGFLGENILGSGFSLSLKLFSGAGSYLCGEETALISSIEGKKGRPRLKPPYPTQAGLWQKPTLINNVETLANIPKIIEKSASWYRSFGTPDSPGTKLISLSGDVQNRGLFEVPFGMTFAEIISEYGGGAKTGKAIKAVNIGGASGVLIPPEMLFTPLEYLACSKTGITIGSGAIFVLDDTRSILSNVQNRLRFFLHESCGKCTPCREGLRQANLILDRLLAGEAVRQDVSTLERYTRAIQEASFCGLGQAAGNSLRSSLAYYRDEYLASCRDNKPSFIEEETA, encoded by the coding sequence ATGAACAAAATGCTTGATGACGATCAGATTTTTAATATTTCTCCGGGCAGGCATGTTGACTTGGACCATCATTGTCAAAACGGCGGATATTCCGCGTTAGCCAAAGCCCTGGCCCAGGGTCCTGAAACTTCCCTGAAAGAAATATCGGATGCCGGACTGCGCGGCAGGGGCGGAGCTGCTTTCCCTACTGCTGAAAAAATAAAAATGCTACGGGCCAACACGGAAAAACTGCGTTATATCATTTGCAATGCCGACGAAGGTGAACCAGGCACCTTTAAGGACCGGTTCATTATGACCCATATCCCTTTTCAATTGCTGGAAGGCATCACCATCGCGGCGTTTATGGCCGGAGCTTCTGAGGGTTATATCTACGTTCGGCACGAATATCCTGAAGCGCAGAAAATCCTGCGCGAAAGCATTGAAGAAGCCGAGCGCCGCGGATTCCTTGGAGAAAATATTCTTGGCAGCGGTTTCAGCTTGTCTTTAAAGCTATTTTCCGGTGCCGGAAGCTATCTTTGTGGTGAGGAAACCGCTTTAATTTCCTCCATCGAGGGCAAAAAAGGCCGTCCGCGTCTGAAACCCCCTTACCCGACCCAAGCCGGTCTCTGGCAAAAACCCACGTTGATTAACAATGTTGAAACGCTTGCCAATATCCCCAAAATCATTGAAAAAAGTGCATCCTGGTATCGTTCTTTTGGTACACCGGACAGTCCCGGAACCAAGTTGATTTCGCTTTCCGGCGATGTCCAAAACCGCGGTTTATTTGAAGTACCATTCGGAATGACCTTTGCTGAAATCATCAGCGAATATGGCGGTGGAGCAAAGACCGGAAAAGCCATAAAAGCTGTAAACATTGGCGGCGCTTCCGGTGTTCTGATACCGCCTGAGATGCTTTTTACCCCACTGGAATATCTGGCCTGTTCCAAGACCGGGATTACGATCGGATCAGGGGCTATCTTTGTTTTGGACGACACCCGTTCGATCTTGTCAAACGTTCAAAACCGGCTGCGCTTCTTTCTACATGAAAGCTGCGGCAAATGCACGCCCTGCCGGGAAGGACTGCGTCAGGCCAATCTGATCCTTGACAGACTGCTCGCCGGAGAAGCCGTGCGTCAGGATGTTAGCACGCTGGAACGGTATACCCGGGCGATTCAAGAAGCTTCCTTTTGCGGTCTCGGCCAAGCAGCCGGCAACAGCCTTCGTTCCTCCCTGGCCTATTACCGGGATGAATATCTTGCTTCCTGCCGTGATAACAAACCATCATTCATTGAGGAGGAGACCGCCTGA